Proteins from a single region of Anastrepha ludens isolate Willacy chromosome 5, idAnaLude1.1, whole genome shotgun sequence:
- the LOC128863551 gene encoding V-type proton ATPase catalytic subunit A, which translates to MSTLKCYQDEERESQYGRVYAVSGPVVTAERMSGSAMYELVRVGYYELVGEIIRLEGDMATIQVYEETSGVTVGDPVLRTGKPLSVELGPGILGSIFDGIQRPLKDIGESSGSIYIPKGVNIPALSRTQAWEFNPTNVRVGSHITGGDLYGLVHENTLVKHRLIVGPRCKGTVRYMAPAGNYTVEDVILETEFDGEITKHTMLQVWPVRQPRPCTEKLPANHPLFTGQRVLDSLFPCVQGGTTAIPGAFGCGKTVISQALSKYSNSDVIIYVGCGERGNEMSEVLRDFPELTCEIDGVIESIMKRTALVANTSNMPVAAREASIYTGITLSEYFRDMGYNVAMMADSTSRWAEALREISGRLAEMPADSGYPAYLGARLASFYERAGRVKCLGNPEREGSVSIVGAVSPPGGDFSDPVTSATLGIVQVFWGLDKKLAQRKHFPSINWLISYSKYMRALDEYYDKNFPEFVPLRTKVKEILQEEEDLSEIVQLVGKASLAETDKITLEVAKLVKDDFLQQNSYSPYDRVCPFYKTVGMLRNMLAFYELARHAVESTAQSDNKITWNVIRDAMGNILYQLSSMKFKDPVKDGEAKIKADYEQLHEDLQQAFRNLED; encoded by the exons atgtcaacTCTAAAGTGCTATCAAGATGAGGAGCGCGAATCGCAATACGGCCGCGTTTACGCCGTTTCCGGTCCCG TTGTTACTGCGGAACGCATGTCCGGATCGGCTATGTACGAGTTGGTGCGTGTGGGTTACTATGAATTGGTTGGCGAAATTATTCGCTTAGAGGGCGATATGGCCACCATTCAAGTGTATGAAGAAACTTCCGGCGTAACTGTGGGCGATCCAGTTTTGCGTACCGGCAAACCCTTGTCTGTAGAATTGGGTCCTGGCATTTTGGGCAGCATTTTCGATGGTATCCAACGTCCACTCAAGGATATTGGCGAAAGCAGTGGCTCCATCTACATACCGAAGGGTGTTAATATTCCTGCGCTATCGCGCACCCAAGCTTGGGAATTCAATCCAACAAACGTGCGTGTCGGCTCGCATATAACCGGTGGTGATCTATACGGTCTTGTTCACGAGAATACACTGGTAAAACATCGTTTAATCGTTGGCCCACGCTGCAAGGGCACAGTGCGTTATATGGCGCCAGCTGGCAATTACACTGTAGAGGATGTGATTTTGGAAACGGAATTCGATGGTGAAATCACCAAACACACAATGTTACAGGTGTGGCCTGTGCGTCAACCACGTCCGTGCACTGAGAAGCTGCCCGCAAATCATCCATTGTTCACTGGCCAACGTGTATTAGATTCACTATTCCCTTGCGTACAAGGTGGCACCACAGCTATACCAGGTGCTTTTGGTTGTGGCAAAACTGTAATCTCACAG GCACTTTCTAAATACTCCAATTCCGATGTCATTATTTACGTTGGTTGCGGTGAACGTGGCAACGAGATGTCTGAAGTACTGCGTGATTTCCCCGAACTAACTTGTGAGATTGATGGTGTAATTGAGTCCATCATGAAGCGTACCGCTCTGGTCGCCAATACTTCCAACATGCCTGTGGCGGCGCGTGAAGCCTCCATTTATACGGGCATTACACTCTCCGAATATTTCCGTGATATGGGCTACAATGTTGCCATGATGGCTGATTCCACCTCGCGTTGGGCTGAAGCGCTTCGTGAAATTTCCGGCCGTTTGGCTGAAATGCCAGCCGATTCTGGTTATCCAGCCTACTTGGGTGCACGTCTAGCTTCCTTTTACGAGCGTGCAGGACGCGTCAAATGCTTAGGTAATCCCGAACGCGAAGGTTCGGTATCCATTGTCGGTGCTGTATCACCACCTGGTGGCGATTTCTCCGATCCCGTCACTTCTGCCACTTTGGGCATTGTACAAGTGTTCTGGGGCTTGGACAAGAAATTAGCACAACGCAAACACTTTCCCTCAATCAATTGGTTGATTTCATATTCGAAGTATATGCGCGCCCTAGATGAATACTACGATAAGAATTTCCCCGAATTTGTACCACTTCGCacaaaagttaaagaaattctGCAAGAGGAAGAGGACTTGTCGGAAATTGTGCAGTTGGTTGGTAAAGCATCATTAGCGGAAACGGATAAAATTACATTGGAAGTAGCCAAACTTGTCAAAGATGACTTTCTACAACAAAACTCCTACTCGCCATATGATCGTGTGTGTCCATTTTACAAAACAGTGGGTATGCTAAGAAATATGTTGGCCTTCTACGAACTCGCTCGCCATGCTGTGGAGTCCACTGCCCAATCAGATAACAAGATCACATGGAATGTTATACGTGATGCGATGGGCAATATTCTATACCAGCTTTCGTCGATGAAATTCAAg GATCCAGTTAAAGATGGCGAGGCGAAAATCAAAGCAGATTATGAGCAACTTCACGAAGATTTACAGCAAGCTTTTAGGAATCTCGAAGACTAA